The sequence GAACCTGTCGATCCACAGCCTACCGTTAGAAGAGCAAGCGATGTTTAAAACCATCATGCTGATTCCAATTGGTGCGCTTATCGTTGTGTTCCTGCGAGTTATCATCGGTCTTAAGACTTCTGGTACGTTCATGCCCGTCCTGATTGCCGTGGCATTCGTTCAAACGCAGTTGGTGACAGGTATTGTAGGCTTCCTACTGATTGTTGGTACTGGTCTTGTAATTCGAAGTTACTTATCCAAACTCAACCTCTTGCTCGTGGCCAGGATATCCGCCGTAATTATTACGGTAATTATGATTATCTCGATATTTACTGTAGTCGCATTTAAAATCGGACTTACCGAAGGTCTATCGATTACGTTCTTCCCAATGATTATCTTGTCTTGGACTATCGAACGTATGTCTATCCTTTGGGAAGAAGAAGGCGCGAAAGAAGTTGTACTACAAGGTGGCGGCTCACTATTTACCGCGGTACTTGTTTACTTAGGTATGACTAACCCGTTCATTCAACACTTAACGTTCAACTTTATTGGTTTGCAGCTTGTTATTCTAGCGACCATCTTGCTACTAGGTAACTACACAGGCTACCGCCTAACCGAGCTTCGTCGCTTTAAACCGCTAGCGGAGGACTAAGTTATGTTTGATCAATTTACTTCACCGTTTAAGTTGAAAGACAAAGGCATAATGGGGATGAACAAGCGTAACCATAGTTATATTGGTCGCTATAATGATCGTTCCAAGTATCCACTCGTTGATGACAAGCTTAAGACTAAGATTATTGCTGAACAGGCTGGTGCAACCGTACCAAAGTTGATTGGCGTAATTGGTCACCAAGCTGAAGTAAAAACAATCCATAAAATGGTTAAAGAGTGGCCTGGCTTTGTTATTAAGCCAGCGCAAGGAAGTGGCGGTAAAGGCATCCTTGTCGTGATCTCTCATAAAGATGGGGTTTACACCAAACCATCGGGTTCAACCATTAACGAAGAAGACGTAGAGCGTCACATCAGTAATGCTCTAGCCGGTCTTTTCTCACTAGGTGGTAAGAACGATGTAGCTGTAGTTGAAAACCTCATCAAGTTTGATGAGTGTTTCGAAGGCTTCAGTTACGAAGGCGTGCCAGATGTACGAATCATCGTATTTAAAGGCTACCCTGTGATGGCGATGATGCGTCTTTCTACTTCAGCTTCTGACGGCAAGGCAAACTTGCACCAAGGTGCTGTGGGTGTCGGTATTTGCATCGCGACCGGAAAAGCCGTTCGTGCGGTTCAGTTTGACCAACCAGTAACTCACCACCCAGATACAGGGAAAGAGTTGGCGGCGCTTCAAGTGCCGCATTGGGAAAAACTGCTGACTCTTGCATCAAGCGCTTGGGAAATGACAGGTCTTGGCTACATGGGTACGGACATGGTTTTAGACCAAGAAGAAGGCCCTATGGTACTGGAGCTTAATGCTCGTCCTGGATTAGCAATACAGATTGCAAACGGCGCAGGTTTATTGCCTCGCTTGCATCATATTGAAAATCTAGGCACACCCGCTGAATACCCAAAAGCTGCAGAGCGCGTTGCCTACGCGGCTAAGCAATTTGGTGTTCACGGTAGCGAGATTGTACCGAGCTAATCTAAATGAAGAGCTAGCTAAGTTAAGCTTAGTGATTGAGTAAATAATTCGATACCGAGTCGAGTTCAATAGAAAAGCCGCATAACTCTGAGAGTTACGCGGCTTTTTAATGTCTGAAGTTTAAGTTAGCGCATTAATACCAATCGTAGTAAATAACTGTTCACCCTAGCTGGTTAAAATACTCGATAACTGCGTTAGAATTTTTGATTGTAGAATAACTACTTATCAAAAAATTCCGCCTTGTTCTCAAGCCTGTTTCCTGCGCTATTTCTGATCACTTACTTACTGTGATTGGTATAAGCTAGGCCTCTGTTGCTTCAGTTTCAGGCTTGCGGATTGGATCAATACGCACAGCCGCCACCTTAAACTCTGGGATCTTGGCATGTGGATCCGTTGCAGTCGTCGTCAAACGGTTAACCGGTGATTCCACGAAATGGAATGGAATAAACACCACACCCTTTTGCATTCGTTTAGTGACAAAAGCAGCAATTTCAATTTCACCACGACGTGTCGATACCTTTAACATCTGTCCGTTAGAGACCCCTAACGCTTCAGCATCATGAACACTGACCATTGCACGCGGCCCAGCTAAGTTATCTAACCCTTTTGTCTTGCGAGTCATGGTACCGGTATGGAACTGCTCCAACACACGCCCCGTCGTTAGTACTAATGGATATTCTGAATCTGGCAGCTCTGCCGCGTATCGAAACGGAATTGCTTCCATTTGACCACGCCCGCGAGTGAATTGAGTTTGGTGCATGATGCGAGTGCCGTCAGGATTGTTCTTGTTGCTCGGCCACTGGACACCATTCACGGTAATGTTCTCCCAACGTAAGCCACCATATTGCGGAGTCACTCTTGCTATCTCATTGGTGATATCGGCAACGGTGTTATAGCCCCAACCGCCGCCCATTGCGTTGGCTAGCATCTGAATAATCACCCAATCTTCTTTCGCTTCACCGGGAGGATTAACCGCAGGATTAATACGTTGGACTCGGCGCTCTGTATTGGTGAAGTGACCGGATTTTTCTGCAAATGAGCAAGATGGCAGAACCACATCAGCATACTGCGCCGTTTCGGTTAAGAAGATGTCTTGAACGACAAGGAAATCCAACGCTTCAAGTCCTTCAATCACGTGCGCTTGGTTTGGATCACTGAGCACTGGATTTTCGCCCATCACGTATAAACCACGTACGTCACGGTGACACGCCGCATCGATAATCTCTGTGAGCGTTAAACCCGTTTCAGCAGGCAAATCGGAAACGCCCCACTCCATCGCAAATTTTTGACGAACCATTGGGTTATACACTTTCTGATAACCCGGTAGATTGTTTGGCAACGCGCCCATGTCACATGCGCCCTGAACATTGGATTGACCACGCAATGGGTTGATACCACCACCTTCAATTCCAATGTTGCCGCACAAGAGTTGCAGGTTAGCAATCGAGCGAACATTGTCGTGCCCTGTGGTGTGTTGCGTAATACCCATTGAGTAATACACAGCCGTGCGTTCTGCAGTGCCAATCAAACGCGCCATCGCGAAGATGTCTTCTGCTTTCACACCTGTCACCAATTCCACTTTGTCTAAGGAATAGCTTGGCGACATCACCTCTTGTAGCAGAGTATCAAAGCCATCAACTCGGTCTTCAATATACTCTTGATCATACCAACCGTGTTTGATGATCTGTTGCATTACACCGTTGATCAACATTACGTCAGTACCCGGTCGGTGCGCTAAATAGAGTTCCGCATGATCCGCAATATCGATCCTTTTTGGATCGGCGACAATAAGACGAGCACCACCATGTCTCACTGCTTGCTTGATGTGCGAACCAATAATTGGGTGCGCCGAAGTGGTGTCTGACCCAATAATAAAGATCACATCTGAGTGCTTGATACTTGGAATATCATTGGTCATCGCTCCACTGCCCAAAGAAGCCTCTAAACCCGTTACCGTTGAAGCGTGACAAAGGCGAGCACAATGGTCGACGTTGTTGGTTCCAAGCTCACGGCGGATGAATTTTTGGAAAGCATAGTTGTCTTCGTTGGTGGTTTTAGCCGAAGAGAAACCCGCTAGAGCATTGCTGCCAAAGCCTTGTTTAATCGCAGTAAATTTATCAGCGATCAATTTAATCGCTTCATCCCAACTTGCGGGTTGTAGCCAGCCATCTTTGCGGATTAATGGTGTGGTTAGCCGCGCATCGCTGCCGACAAAGTCGAACCCAAATCGCCCTTTCACACACAACATTCCCTCATTGACCGGAGAGTCCCCGCCCTCGATGTAGCGGATCTTGTTCTTTGCTTCATCAACATGCATGGTGAGCTTGCAACCCACCCCACAATAGGTGCAGATGGTGTCGACTTTCTTGAGTACGTCGGTATCGCCTTGCTTTTTGTCTCTCGCATCGACCATAGCGCCGGTTGGACACGCCTGAATACAAGATCCACATTGCACACAGTTAGAATCGCCCATTAAGGTTTTATCGGCGCCAAAGTTAGGACGACACTCAGGCCTTGACGCAGGCTTGCCATCTGATTGATTCATGAAGCTTAAAACGCCATGTACATTTTGTTCGCGACACGCTTGGATACACTGGCCGCAACTGATGCAGCGATTGGCATCAAAAATGATGAATTCAGAACTGTCATCAACCGCAAATTTTTGTCTGGTTAAACCGACCTTAGTTTCTTCAGCGCGAATCGCTTGCCAACTGTCGTTAGAAGCCACATCGATTTTGTATTCTGGATGCGTTTGCGTAGCCTTGTATTCAGTCGAATAATCTCGCAGGTCGCAATCGGTATTAGCTTGGCAGCCACACTCTAAACATCTTGCCGCTTCAGCTATCGCGTCGACATTATCAAAGCCAGTTTCTACTTCGTCAAAGCTTTGCTCGCGCTGCTCAGGGGTGAGTTCTGGCATGATCTTACGAGCCATTCGCTGTATCGATTTGTATTGCTCTGGATCAACGGCTTTTAGCTGCTTTTGCTTTCTTGAATTGAAGGGCTTCGCAGGGATCTGGTTCATGTCACCATTAAAGAATCGGTCGATCGCTTGCGCAGCAATTCGGCCATCCCCTACCGCTTCAACAGCGGTTGCTGGGCCACGTCGGAAATCGCCAATACTGAAGATATTGCCTGTTCCCGTGTGCATGGTTTGCGGATCAGCGTCAGCGGTATTCCAACGCGTTAGCGGGATTTCTAGTGACTCATTGTCCATAAAGCTAAGATCAGGCTTTTGCGACACGGCAGCAATCACAGTGTCGAAAGCCTCAACAAAAAACTCACCCGTCGGTTTCGGGCTTCGTCGACCCGATGCATCTGCAGGACCAAGTGCCATACGCTCTAATCGGATTTCAGATACATGACCATTCTCATCAGCAATGTTTTCAGCTGGATTGGTCAAGAAGTGGAATTTGACGCCTTCGTGTTCGGCCTCTTCGATTTCGTAGTCTTCCGCCGGCATCTCATCTCGTGTTCGTCGATAAATTAGCGTGGTATCAGCACCATCACGAACTGCGGTTCGAGCGCAATCAATCGCGGTATTACCACCACCAATGACAGCTACCTTTTTACCCGTGATGTATTGTTTATCGGTGACATAGTCTTTTAAGTAATCGACGCCAAGGTAACAACCGGCTAGATCACTTCCGGTGTAATTCATTTCGACCGCTTGTGATGCACCAACCGCTAAACAAACTGCATCGAAGTCGTTGCTTAAATCAGACAATGTAAAATCAACGCCCAACTTTTTGTCACACTCTACAGACATCCCGTTACGACACATCAGCTCGATTTCTTTGTCTAGAATCGACTTGGGTAAACGGTATTCAGGGATGCCGTAACGTAGCCAACCACCAGCCTTAGGCATCGATTCATACACACTGACATCGTAACCCTCATTCGACAGGTAATAGCCAGCGGTCAGGCCACCAGGCCCACTACCGACAATCGCAATACTCTTACCTTTGTTAGGTTTCTTCGTCGGCATATAGCTTTCTTGAGCGGCTAAATCTGCGTCGGCAGCATGTCGTTTCAGTTGGCGAATAGCAATAGAATCATCCACTAGGTTTCGGCGACATTCTGTTTCACAAAAGGCAGGGCAAACACGACCAATGGAAAGCGGCATCGGCAATGTCTGCTTAATTACCTCGATGGCTTTAATATGGTCATTCTGAGCGATATGATGCAGGTAAGATTGAATATCAACACCAGCAGGACAAGCGGTTTGGCAAGGTGCTTCGCAGTCAGCGTAATGGTCTGTCATGATGCGATTCAACGCATCTTGTCGATGTGTTGTTAACTGTTTTGATTGAGTAGTGATATTCAATCCATTAGACACTTCCAGTTCACAAGAACGTGTCATCCCCACGCCATCCACTTCGACCACACACAGGTCGCACGGTACTTTATCCGCTGTTTTGTTCAAACCACATAACGATGGAATCTCTAAACCACATGTTTTTGCTGCCTCAAGAACAGTTTGTCCTTGTTCAACGATTCGAAATTTTCCATCAATGACGATTTGAATCATAGCTTGTCTACCTTCCAGTTTGCGTAACAGTCACGCTCAAAAATAATGATTGGCACAGTAATGCAGTGACACCACTGCGATTCATTACCATACATTAATTGTGGCTTTGTGCGTGTGACCTCAAACAAGTTCCATTGATAATAACCATAAGGTATGAGTGGTCTTATCAGTGCGTAGAGGGGCTGAGTTAGGAATAGGGAATCAGCACAGCTTTAGATCGTCGGATTCAAGATACAAAAAAGCCCCTAAAGATTAGGGGCTTTGAATAAATATCAATTGAATCGTTTTCGAACTTATAGCTCAGCTATCAAAGTTATTGCTCAGTTTCTTCGATAAGCTCTTGCACCGGAGATGCAGGTTTGTTTTGAGCAAAACCTCTTAGGCCAACAACGTGTACATGTTCGTGGTCTTTAAATACCTTACGAACCAGTTTGTAGGTTGTACCTTTTTCTGGGCTAATGTTCTCTGGCGCAGCAATCAGAAGCTGCATGCCTAAACGGTCACACAGTTCAAACAGCGTAGAGATTGACTTAGAATCCAGACGTGCTGCTTCATCAAGGAACAACAAACGACATGGAACGATGTCTTTACTACGAAGTCGACGAGACTCCTCTTCCCAGCTCTGAATAACCATCAATAGGATTGACTGACCCGTACCGATCGCTTCACCCGTAGACAGTGCGCCCGATTCCGCTTGTAACCAACCATCTGAACCACGGTTAACTTCAACACTCAGCTCTAGGTAGTTACGGTAATCCAGTAACTCTTCACCAAGAACTTGTGGAGAACGTTGACCCATATCGATATGTGGATTCACACGTTGGAACAGTTTCGCCATCGCTTCAGAGAAGGTAAAGCGCGTTGATTCGAACAAGTCTTTATGCTGCTCTTGTTGAGTCGCTAGACCTGATAGCAAGATCTCGTGGCTTTCACGAATCTTAACGTTCAGACGCACGCCCTTAACCTGACCAAAGTAGATGTTCGACAGACCTTGGTTGAGCATACGAATACGGTTCTGCTCACGCTGAATCGTTTTCTTGATGATGCTTGCTACCGATTCAGAGCTGATCGCTAAGCGGTTTTCACGCTGCGTCAGTTCTTCTGTTAGACGAGCAAGTTCAACTTCCATCTCTTCGATTGCTTCAACCGGATCATCCGTATGAATGATGTCTTGGCGAATACGCTCACGAAGGTGTTGGTAAACCGCAATGTAGAACAGAACTTTACGCTCTGGATGCGCGTTGTCTTCAGATAGACGCAGCGAATCACGCAGGTCTTCATTGTCAGACACAGCCAAACGCAGTGCACCCAATGACTTATCCGACATAGAGCGAAGCTCGCCTGCCGTTAGATAAGCCAGTTCACGCTTATGCAGACGACGTTCAACATCATTCTCACGTGCTAAACGAAGTACTGAACACCAACCCGCTTTCGCTGCGACAACGAAGGTACGAAGCTCGGTGTACTCTTTCTGTACTTTCTTAAGACGCTTAGTCAGTGCTTTCATCTCAAGTTCAGTTGACGTAATGGTACGCTCGTATTCACTCTTACGACCACGTGAAGTATGCAAACGCTCATGCAGTTCGTCACGACGATGTACAGCACGTTCTTCAGCGCCTTCATCAGCATTTACGCCAAACTCTTGAAGCTCTTGTTTGAACTCTTGAACCGTTTCTTGTTTCGCTTGATGTGAGCTCTTCAGTGCTGCCAATACTTGGTTGTACTGGTTCATCTGTTCACGAGATTGCTTCAAGCTATCACGGCCTTTGGTTCTTGCTTGTTCTGCTTGCACCAACTTCGCTTTCAATTGCTCGCTCAGTTCGCTGCTCTTGTTAAGCAGGTCTACAGAGTCTGCATAAGCAAAGTAGTGACGACGTTCAATTAAGTCAGAAAGAGCAAACACTTTGCCTTTCAAGCTTTGTAGAGCTTGGTCTGCGTGTTGGTATTGCGCTTCTAGTGCCTCGAACTGTTCTGGGTCAGCATCGAGTGCTGAAACGATCTGCTCTAGCGAAGCCAGTGCTTTACCGTGGTTGTTCAGGTACGACTTAGCTTCACTCAAGCGCTCGAGTTGCGCTTCCAATTCAGCAAGACGTTCAACCAATGTTTCGTCTTCTAAAATACGAACCATTGGCGCTAATTTGTCTAGTGCACCGATTGCCTGCTTGCTTTGTAGAAGCTGGCTGCGTTGCTGTTGTTCTTTAGAGTCTAGCTCTGCCAGAGAACGAACAATTTGGTTACGCTTATCGCGAATAGACACTAGTGCCTGCTCTGGATCAGCGTTAAACGCAACGTGTAGATGTTTAGCAACAAAGCTATTGAACGCTTGGTATAGGCGATTCAGTTTCTGCGAATCAAACGCAGCTTTCGCGTGGTTCTCAACAACCACATCACGCTCTTCACGCAATTTCTCTAAACGTTGCTCACGAGCCGCACGTCCAAACAGAGGGATCTCAGGGAAACGAGAATAACGCATCTGGCGATCGTTCAGCTGAACACACACCGCGCCTTCGAGCTCGTCAGCATTGAATGAACTGTCATCAAACGCATCGACATCGCCTTCAAGGATGTAAAGGTCGTCTGGGCAATCTTCAAGATCCACCAGCTTCTCTTTAATACCGTCAAGATCAGACACAACAATCGCGTGACGCGCTGGGCCATACATCGCACTGAAATACGGTGCATCGCCAATGGTGATGTCGTCGTAGATCTCAGAAAGCAGCACGCCACCCAGAGTATCCGCTAGGCCTTTCAAACGAGGATCATTAGAACCGCCCGGTGAGGCTAAGCGCTCAATCTCTTGTTCAAGTTGCGCACGACGAGTCGCCAATTGATCTTTCGCGACCGCTTGAGATTTCTCATCTTCCAGCACTTGCTGCATTTGAGTCATCACCGCTTGGCTATCTTCTAGCTCTGCGTCTGTTTGATCCCTTAATGTCTCAAGTGCATCGTTGGCAGTGATCCATGCTGGAGCAATTGACTCCAGTTTTTGAATCTCTTGATCGTGATTTTGTTGAACACGACGTTGCTCACTCTTCGCTTCACGCAGTTCTTCTTGAGCGTACTCAAGCGATTCGATCTGCATAGCATGACGCTCGCGTTCTTCATCAAAGATCGCTTCATCGGTGAGTAATACGTTGTGTTGCTTTTGGTATTCGGTCGCTAGCTCTTTAGCTTGACGTTGCTGCGCTACATCACGAGCCATATCGCGGTGCTGTGCACGCCACTGCTGTTCGTTTTCAACAACGTGTTTTGCGTTACGGCCTTTCTCTAACGCTTGTTTAGCGCTGTGAGAAGCGTCTTTACGCTCTACGTCGCCAACAATGCTCTTAACAAGAGAAAGCGCTTTGTCGAACTGCGCAGAGGCAGCAGAAGACATGTCTAGCTTATGTTTAGTCGACAGTAGCGTTTGAGTGCTTGATTCTTCTTGTGCTTTTAGCTCAGAAACCAAAGTTAATGCGCTTTCTGCGGTAATCGATTCATCACCGAGTAGCTGCTTGGTTTTCTCTAACGCTTGAACCGCTTGCTGATATTGCAATGCACGAGTCTGTTGAACATCCAACGCTTGTTGGTAGTCAGCAAGCTGAGTTTTCAGGCTATCCACTTCTTCTTCAGTAATAGTTGCCTGCTCTTCCGCTAGAAGTACTCGTTCTTGAGCTTCTTCAACCACCATCATCTGTTCTTCTAGACGCTCATTAAGCTCTTCTAGATCTTCGCTGTAGCGAGCAATTTTCTCTTGCTGGCGAAGTGCAGTTTGAACCAACTGAAGATGATCCGAAGCCGCTTGATAATCTTGCTCAAGTGCAGATTCTTGATCAACCAACTGCTCCAACTCTTCTTGAACACGATTCAACAGGTTGTTTTGATTAAGCAAAGTCTCACGTGAACCAAACAATTCACCACGGAACTTCATGGTTTGATCAAGCTTATTACGGCGATCATTCGCATGGCGCATGTAGTCTGCTGCCACGTAATTGGTCGATTCGGTGATCAAGTGCTTGAACAAGTCACGATCCGACTGAGTCGTTTTGATCGCTTCGAGTGTCATGCGGTTTTCGCGAAGTGCTGATTCCATATCTTGGAATGCTTTCTTCACACCACCATTTTGTGGCAGAAGGTAATCACGCAGTGAACGCGTAATCGCACTTGAAATACCACCATAAAGTGATGCTTCAATCAGGCGGTAGAATTTAGAACGGTCGCTGCTGTTACGCAGTTTCTTCGGCACCACACCGTACTCAAACATTTGAGCGTGATAATCAACAATCGAAGAGAAGGCTTTAAAGTGCGCGCCTTCGTATTGTGCAACCGCCGCTTTTACATCGTTTAACTGACATACGCGAGCATGGCTGTCTGAAACGTTCTGAATCAAAACATCCGTTGGTTTGACATGGCTTGGAAGGCCTTGGATAACAAACGGTTTGATGTCTACTTTCTTATCACGCCCCGCAACTTGCTGCAGTTTTACCGCAAACAATAGGCGTTGGTTACGCGAGTTCACAACATCTAACGCGGCATAACATGCGCCAGGCTGAAGCTTACCGTAAAGGCCTTTATCACGAGATGACTGTGAGCTGCCTGCTTCCGTTGTATTACGGAAGTGCAGAAGGCTT is a genomic window of Vibrio sp. FE10 containing:
- the mukB gene encoding chromosome partition protein MukB: MIERGKYQSLTMINWNGFFARTFDIDGLVTTLSGGNGAGKSTTMAAFITALIPDQSLLHFRNTTEAGSSQSSRDKGLYGKLQPGACYAALDVVNSRNQRLLFAVKLQQVAGRDKKVDIKPFVIQGLPSHVKPTDVLIQNVSDSHARVCQLNDVKAAVAQYEGAHFKAFSSIVDYHAQMFEYGVVPKKLRNSSDRSKFYRLIEASLYGGISSAITRSLRDYLLPQNGGVKKAFQDMESALRENRMTLEAIKTTQSDRDLFKHLITESTNYVAADYMRHANDRRNKLDQTMKFRGELFGSRETLLNQNNLLNRVQEELEQLVDQESALEQDYQAASDHLQLVQTALRQQEKIARYSEDLEELNERLEEQMMVVEEAQERVLLAEEQATITEEEVDSLKTQLADYQQALDVQQTRALQYQQAVQALEKTKQLLGDESITAESALTLVSELKAQEESSTQTLLSTKHKLDMSSAASAQFDKALSLVKSIVGDVERKDASHSAKQALEKGRNAKHVVENEQQWRAQHRDMARDVAQQRQAKELATEYQKQHNVLLTDEAIFDEERERHAMQIESLEYAQEELREAKSEQRRVQQNHDQEIQKLESIAPAWITANDALETLRDQTDAELEDSQAVMTQMQQVLEDEKSQAVAKDQLATRRAQLEQEIERLASPGGSNDPRLKGLADTLGGVLLSEIYDDITIGDAPYFSAMYGPARHAIVVSDLDGIKEKLVDLEDCPDDLYILEGDVDAFDDSSFNADELEGAVCVQLNDRQMRYSRFPEIPLFGRAAREQRLEKLREERDVVVENHAKAAFDSQKLNRLYQAFNSFVAKHLHVAFNADPEQALVSIRDKRNQIVRSLAELDSKEQQQRSQLLQSKQAIGALDKLAPMVRILEDETLVERLAELEAQLERLSEAKSYLNNHGKALASLEQIVSALDADPEQFEALEAQYQHADQALQSLKGKVFALSDLIERRHYFAYADSVDLLNKSSELSEQLKAKLVQAEQARTKGRDSLKQSREQMNQYNQVLAALKSSHQAKQETVQEFKQELQEFGVNADEGAEERAVHRRDELHERLHTSRGRKSEYERTITSTELEMKALTKRLKKVQKEYTELRTFVVAAKAGWCSVLRLARENDVERRLHKRELAYLTAGELRSMSDKSLGALRLAVSDNEDLRDSLRLSEDNAHPERKVLFYIAVYQHLRERIRQDIIHTDDPVEAIEEMEVELARLTEELTQRENRLAISSESVASIIKKTIQREQNRIRMLNQGLSNIYFGQVKGVRLNVKIRESHEILLSGLATQQEQHKDLFESTRFTFSEAMAKLFQRVNPHIDMGQRSPQVLGEELLDYRNYLELSVEVNRGSDGWLQAESGALSTGEAIGTGQSILLMVIQSWEEESRRLRSKDIVPCRLLFLDEAARLDSKSISTLFELCDRLGMQLLIAAPENISPEKGTTYKLVRKVFKDHEHVHVVGLRGFAQNKPASPVQELIEETEQ
- a CDS encoding alpha-L-glutamate ligase-like protein → MFDQFTSPFKLKDKGIMGMNKRNHSYIGRYNDRSKYPLVDDKLKTKIIAEQAGATVPKLIGVIGHQAEVKTIHKMVKEWPGFVIKPAQGSGGKGILVVISHKDGVYTKPSGSTINEEDVERHISNALAGLFSLGGKNDVAVVENLIKFDECFEGFSYEGVPDVRIIVFKGYPVMAMMRLSTSASDGKANLHQGAVGVGICIATGKAVRAVQFDQPVTHHPDTGKELAALQVPHWEKLLTLASSAWEMTGLGYMGTDMVLDQEEGPMVLELNARPGLAIQIANGAGLLPRLHHIENLGTPAEYPKAAERVAYAAKQFGVHGSEIVPS
- the fdhF gene encoding formate dehydrogenase subunit alpha, coding for MIQIVIDGKFRIVEQGQTVLEAAKTCGLEIPSLCGLNKTADKVPCDLCVVEVDGVGMTRSCELEVSNGLNITTQSKQLTTHRQDALNRIMTDHYADCEAPCQTACPAGVDIQSYLHHIAQNDHIKAIEVIKQTLPMPLSIGRVCPAFCETECRRNLVDDSIAIRQLKRHAADADLAAQESYMPTKKPNKGKSIAIVGSGPGGLTAGYYLSNEGYDVSVYESMPKAGGWLRYGIPEYRLPKSILDKEIELMCRNGMSVECDKKLGVDFTLSDLSNDFDAVCLAVGASQAVEMNYTGSDLAGCYLGVDYLKDYVTDKQYITGKKVAVIGGGNTAIDCARTAVRDGADTTLIYRRTRDEMPAEDYEIEEAEHEGVKFHFLTNPAENIADENGHVSEIRLERMALGPADASGRRSPKPTGEFFVEAFDTVIAAVSQKPDLSFMDNESLEIPLTRWNTADADPQTMHTGTGNIFSIGDFRRGPATAVEAVGDGRIAAQAIDRFFNGDMNQIPAKPFNSRKQKQLKAVDPEQYKSIQRMARKIMPELTPEQREQSFDEVETGFDNVDAIAEAARCLECGCQANTDCDLRDYSTEYKATQTHPEYKIDVASNDSWQAIRAEETKVGLTRQKFAVDDSSEFIIFDANRCISCGQCIQACREQNVHGVLSFMNQSDGKPASRPECRPNFGADKTLMGDSNCVQCGSCIQACPTGAMVDARDKKQGDTDVLKKVDTICTYCGVGCKLTMHVDEAKNKIRYIEGGDSPVNEGMLCVKGRFGFDFVGSDARLTTPLIRKDGWLQPASWDEAIKLIADKFTAIKQGFGSNALAGFSSAKTTNEDNYAFQKFIRRELGTNNVDHCARLCHASTVTGLEASLGSGAMTNDIPSIKHSDVIFIIGSDTTSAHPIIGSHIKQAVRHGGARLIVADPKRIDIADHAELYLAHRPGTDVMLINGVMQQIIKHGWYDQEYIEDRVDGFDTLLQEVMSPSYSLDKVELVTGVKAEDIFAMARLIGTAERTAVYYSMGITQHTTGHDNVRSIANLQLLCGNIGIEGGGINPLRGQSNVQGACDMGALPNNLPGYQKVYNPMVRQKFAMEWGVSDLPAETGLTLTEIIDAACHRDVRGLYVMGENPVLSDPNQAHVIEGLEALDFLVVQDIFLTETAQYADVVLPSCSFAEKSGHFTNTERRVQRINPAVNPPGEAKEDWVIIQMLANAMGGGWGYNTVADITNEIARVTPQYGGLRWENITVNGVQWPSNKNNPDGTRIMHQTQFTRGRGQMEAIPFRYAAELPDSEYPLVLTTGRVLEQFHTGTMTRKTKGLDNLAGPRAMVSVHDAEALGVSNGQMLKVSTRRGEIEIAAFVTKRMQKGVVFIPFHFVESPVNRLTTTATDPHAKIPEFKVAAVRIDPIRKPETEATEA